A single Bacteroidales bacterium DNA region contains:
- a CDS encoding radical SAM protein, with translation MFHTLYLETTRRCNFRCEHCSSGSNHPEKWEEDRSAEDIINNILRPAKELGTEFIDFSGGEFFLRKDALYLLETAHQMGFKIGISTNGSLLTEDLVIKLKSLLNNNLLISLGINSFDDENKATRYREVQFFIEKLDLLQQYNVNVNISATMGSFNCKTFADTLAKIRAMSLPFNRIPFTPRNSSKPEYMFDKKILKDYLHPALMQSHHGFVSFVPFFLNPNDYKGITKTNGLSPVPTSPSIGCWVGSFYAINPAGEVAPCPLLSDNISAGNVYNTPLKDILFESDLMKRIVHRENLGGKCGSCKYNWTCGGCRVMAYYQTGDVFGEDPTCFIDELSPNELEQLEKQTRKHFKNYVRMDELSRSIIKQKIE, from the coding sequence ATGTTCCATACCCTATATTTAGAAACTACTCGTCGTTGTAATTTTCGTTGTGAGCATTGTTCGAGTGGCTCAAATCATCCCGAGAAGTGGGAAGAAGACAGAAGTGCCGAAGATATTATTAACAATATTTTAAGGCCAGCAAAGGAATTAGGAACCGAATTTATCGATTTTTCGGGTGGTGAATTCTTTTTAAGAAAAGATGCTTTGTATTTATTAGAAACAGCCCATCAAATGGGTTTCAAAATAGGCATTTCTACCAATGGTTCGTTGCTTACCGAAGACTTAGTGATAAAATTGAAGTCGTTATTGAATAATAATTTGTTGATATCGTTGGGTATCAATTCATTTGATGATGAAAATAAAGCTACACGCTATCGCGAAGTTCAATTTTTTATCGAAAAATTAGACTTGCTACAGCAATATAATGTAAATGTAAACATATCGGCAACGATGGGGAGTTTTAATTGCAAAACGTTTGCTGACACATTAGCCAAAATTAGAGCAATGAGCTTACCGTTTAATCGCATTCCATTTACTCCTCGCAATTCTTCAAAGCCGGAATATATGTTTGATAAAAAGATTTTGAAGGACTATTTGCATCCTGCATTAATGCAATCGCATCATGGTTTTGTGAGCTTTGTCCCTTTCTTTCTAAATCCGAATGATTATAAGGGAATTACCAAAACCAATGGTTTAAGTCCGGTTCCTACATCGCCCTCGATAGGTTGTTGGGTGGGGTCGTTTTATGCTATTAATCCGGCGGGCGAAGTGGCACCATGTCCCTTGCTTTCTGATAATATTTCAGCCGGAAATGTTTATAATACGCCATTAAAAGATATTTTATTCGAATCGGACCTTATGAAACGAATTGTGCATAGAGAAAATTTAGGTGGTAAGTGTGGCTCGTGCAAGTATAATTGGACATGTGGAGGTTGCCGCGTAATGGCTTATTATCAAACCGGTGATGTATTTGGCGAGGATCCTACATGTTTTATTGATGAACTAAGCCCCAATGAATTAGAACAGCTTGAAAAACAAACCCGTAAACATTTTAAGAATTATGTAAGAATGGACGAACTTAGTCGTTCTATTATTAAACAAAAGATAGAATAA
- a CDS encoding lipoprotein signal peptidase, translating into MIKKRAYTAVGIILGVLLFDQLLKWYIKTHFMLGEDYKIFNWFYIHFTENPGMAFGLTLSDGNWGKLILSLLRIVAAIGIGWYLIKLIKEQAKFIFIAAISFIWAGAVGNIIDSLFYGVIYSSSEGQLAQLFPPNGGYGTFLHGKVVDMLYFPLIEGHFPSWFPIWANEPFIFFRPVFNIADSSITLGVILIIIFYNKIFPKK; encoded by the coding sequence ATGATTAAAAAAAGAGCTTATACCGCTGTTGGAATTATACTAGGAGTTCTATTATTTGACCAATTACTAAAATGGTATATCAAAACCCATTTTATGCTTGGCGAAGATTATAAAATATTCAACTGGTTTTATATACATTTTACCGAAAACCCAGGCATGGCATTTGGACTTACATTATCGGATGGCAACTGGGGTAAACTTATTCTTTCGCTCTTAAGAATTGTAGCTGCTATTGGCATTGGATGGTATTTAATTAAACTCATAAAAGAACAAGCTAAATTTATATTTATTGCTGCTATTTCGTTTATTTGGGCAGGTGCAGTTGGCAACATTATCGATAGTCTTTTTTATGGGGTTATATATAGTAGTAGCGAAGGACAATTAGCACAACTCTTCCCACCCAATGGCGGCTATGGAACATTTCTTCATGGTAAAGTAGTCGATATGCTTTATTTTCCATTAATAGAAGGACATTTCCCTTCGTGGTTCCCCATTTGGGCTAACGAACCATTTATTTTTTTTAGGCCCGTTTTTAACATAGCGGATTCTTCTATTACATTGGGTGTAATTTTAATTATAATTTTTTATAACAAAATTTTTCCTAAAAAATAG
- a CDS encoding HD domain-containing protein → MAQFDEAGFPLVQNFPPKVYGYESQNFSIAQNDKGIYFISNVSGIIQYDGVHWSLIPAQGIPRLCTDYKKNVYAAVYKDFGIITTGQKNIYEFKSLINSSALKEKIGDITSIISYRDEILFIGNYSYLFAYNGKNIRVIDSTSNLLELYTINDKLFIFKEPGGLYQYANGNMILWLSTQSLHNKIIDFLIPYYNNFLLKFRNEKNFYILTKAGEIIPFKNEIENYINEHQYSCHIMTPDSIYVFGTYRGGIIGMDTKGHALFELSTDNLLINDNINALYLDKWNNVWAAMNNGLSRIEIYSAFSYFSTVNGVKGGVSDICRFNNKIYLATTQGLRYLDNTFFLKQSVQGNMFKLLKEIQVDCNKMMPTPYGLLLSTDVGLYFINKKEKIQIINSQYIFEDFLALDTLNNIILVGLNNGIGKIEFIKGQPQFTAIHSELSDHIRTIAKNGDGTYWLGSDYSGTYQVRVDLKNNTAQIINHFKSGKGFPIGTGWIDVYSTRRGVIFSTQKGPFLYNTLINEFIKDTLLVKSPNTWIFPLKEDQYKNIWFSSGKEGIYEKETAVAFYKNNNYKIIKNPFKIIREFTIESIFPDSNAVTWFGTFDGLIRFDAKKLTQDTSKLMLYLSSIITGKDTISAFTFLPENPNILEIEYKNHNIHFEFIAPYFDGIHNIQYQYYLEGFDKHWSDWTTNTFKEYTNLYEGRYIFHVRAKNIYGTISNEVIFEFKILPPIYRTWYAYIIYIVLVSSLIIMIFQWRAYLFAKEKHHIETELNLRTKQLAEEKEKVDELIRNFLPEEAVKDLKEKGSVEKKKFSLVSILFADVQGFTHITEQMAPEMLIDELNLVFKNFDDICDLYGVEKIKTIGDAYMCAGGVPKKNRTNPIDVTLVALKMQEFIKNNKNIFRYQWSIRIGIHSGSVVAGVVGSKKFSYDIWGDAVNIASRMESSSIAGEINISGDVYGRIKDYFICEYRGKLPVKHKGEIDMYFVKGIRPDMANPDNPNEPNDKFILKRQFLIYDDLEEFVLTLLEKKLPKNLYYHDVKHTIDVITQVEMLALGEKVNREELLILKTAALLHDSGFISGNYDDHEEQSVKFAREILPNYNFRQDQIDTICRLILATKFPPQPKDLLESIICDADLDYLGRNDFIPVSQNLFRELYERKKIRSLNDWNKLQYEFIRKHQYFTETAKRKRNTNKTKQLDELNKLL, encoded by the coding sequence ATGGCTCAATTCGACGAAGCTGGCTTCCCACTGGTACAAAATTTCCCACCAAAAGTTTATGGTTACGAAAGTCAAAATTTTTCTATCGCCCAAAACGATAAGGGAATTTACTTTATTAGTAATGTAAGTGGTATTATTCAATACGATGGCGTTCATTGGTCGTTGATTCCTGCACAAGGAATTCCTCGCTTGTGCACCGACTATAAAAAAAATGTTTATGCTGCTGTTTACAAAGATTTTGGAATAATAACTACTGGACAAAAAAACATTTACGAATTTAAATCACTTATAAATTCATCTGCATTAAAAGAAAAAATTGGCGATATAACATCGATTATTTCTTACCGAGACGAAATTTTATTTATTGGTAATTACTCTTACTTATTCGCTTATAACGGAAAAAATATTAGAGTGATCGATAGCACATCCAACCTTTTGGAACTTTATACAATCAACGATAAACTTTTTATTTTTAAAGAGCCCGGCGGACTTTATCAATATGCCAATGGCAATATGATACTTTGGTTAAGCACTCAATCGCTTCATAATAAAATTATCGATTTTTTAATTCCTTATTACAATAACTTTCTTTTAAAATTTCGCAACGAAAAAAACTTTTACATATTAACCAAAGCTGGCGAAATAATCCCTTTCAAAAACGAAATAGAAAATTATATTAACGAACATCAGTACTCTTGTCATATAATGACTCCTGACTCTATATATGTATTTGGTACCTATCGCGGAGGAATAATTGGTATGGATACCAAAGGGCATGCACTTTTTGAACTTTCTACCGACAACCTTTTGATTAACGATAACATCAATGCACTTTATCTCGACAAATGGAATAATGTTTGGGCTGCTATGAATAATGGTTTGTCGAGAATTGAAATTTATTCGGCATTTTCATATTTCTCAACAGTTAATGGCGTAAAAGGTGGAGTATCTGATATATGTAGATTTAACAATAAAATATATTTAGCCACAACTCAAGGATTAAGATATTTAGATAACACTTTCTTTCTAAAACAGTCTGTACAAGGTAATATGTTTAAACTGTTAAAAGAAATTCAAGTAGACTGTAATAAAATGATGCCAACGCCTTACGGCCTATTACTGAGCACCGATGTCGGTTTATATTTCATAAATAAAAAAGAAAAAATACAAATTATCAATTCACAATATATTTTTGAAGACTTTTTAGCATTAGATACTCTAAACAATATAATTTTAGTGGGATTAAACAATGGTATTGGAAAAATTGAATTTATAAAAGGACAACCCCAGTTTACAGCAATTCATTCAGAGCTTTCAGATCATATACGAACTATTGCTAAAAATGGGGATGGAACTTATTGGCTCGGTTCAGATTATAGTGGAACCTATCAAGTGAGAGTTGACCTTAAAAATAACACAGCTCAAATTATAAATCATTTTAAATCGGGAAAAGGATTTCCTATTGGAACTGGATGGATCGACGTTTATTCAACCCGAAGAGGTGTTATATTTAGTACACAAAAAGGTCCTTTTCTATATAACACATTGATTAATGAATTTATTAAAGACACCTTACTTGTTAAATCACCCAACACATGGATATTCCCTTTAAAAGAAGACCAATATAAAAATATTTGGTTTAGTTCGGGCAAAGAAGGCATATACGAAAAAGAAACCGCCGTAGCTTTTTACAAAAATAATAATTACAAGATTATTAAAAATCCTTTTAAAATAATTCGTGAATTTACAATAGAATCGATTTTCCCCGATTCAAATGCTGTTACATGGTTTGGAACTTTCGACGGACTTATACGATTTGATGCCAAAAAGCTCACTCAAGATACCAGTAAACTTATGCTTTATTTATCGTCTATCATAACCGGTAAAGATACCATTTCTGCTTTTACATTTTTGCCCGAAAACCCTAATATATTAGAAATTGAATATAAAAATCATAATATTCACTTTGAGTTTATTGCTCCTTATTTTGATGGTATTCATAACATCCAATATCAATACTATTTAGAAGGGTTCGACAAACACTGGTCTGATTGGACAACCAATACTTTTAAAGAATATACAAACCTTTACGAAGGTCGGTATATTTTTCATGTTCGCGCAAAAAATATTTATGGAACAATTTCTAACGAAGTTATTTTTGAATTTAAAATACTGCCACCTATTTATAGAACATGGTATGCATACATCATTTACATCGTTTTAGTGAGCAGTCTCATTATTATGATATTTCAATGGAGAGCTTATTTATTTGCAAAAGAAAAGCACCATATCGAAACAGAGCTTAATTTAAGAACAAAGCAATTAGCAGAAGAAAAAGAAAAAGTAGATGAGCTTATTCGTAATTTCTTACCCGAAGAAGCTGTAAAAGATTTAAAAGAAAAAGGTTCTGTTGAAAAAAAGAAGTTTTCACTTGTTTCTATTCTTTTTGCCGATGTTCAGGGATTTACACACATTACAGAACAAATGGCTCCCGAAATGCTTATCGACGAACTTAATTTGGTTTTTAAAAATTTCGACGACATCTGTGATTTATATGGTGTAGAAAAAATAAAAACAATTGGCGATGCTTATATGTGTGCTGGTGGTGTGCCTAAGAAAAACAGAACTAACCCTATTGATGTTACACTGGTAGCATTAAAAATGCAAGAATTTATTAAAAACAACAAAAATATTTTCCGTTATCAATGGTCTATCCGAATCGGTATTCATAGTGGCTCGGTTGTAGCCGGAGTCGTTGGAAGCAAAAAGTTCTCTTACGATATATGGGGCGATGCAGTCAATATCGCCTCTCGTATGGAATCATCGAGTATTGCTGGTGAAATTAATATCTCGGGCGATGTTTACGGGCGAATTAAAGATTATTTTATATGCGAATACAGAGGAAAACTCCCTGTAAAACATAAAGGCGAAATAGATATGTATTTCGTAAAAGGAATACGTCCCGATATGGCAAACCCCGATAATCCTAACGAACCTAACGATAAATTCATACTTAAACGCCAGTTTCTGATATACGATGACCTAGAAGAATTTGTATTAACATTGTTAGAAAAAAAATTGCCTAAAAATTTATACTATCACGACGTAAAACATACTATCGACGTTATTACTCAAGTAGAAATGCTCGCACTAGGCGAAAAAGTTAATCGAGAAGAATTATTAATACTTAAAACGGCTGCTCTTTTACATGATTCGGGCTTTATTAGCGGCAATTATGACGACCATGAAGAGCAAAGCGTAAAATTTGCTCGCGAAATTCTACCAAATTATAATTTCAGACAAGACCAAATTGATACCATTTGTCGTTTAATATTAGCAACTAAATTTCCACCTCAACCTAAAGACTTACTCGAAAGCATTATTTGCGATGCCGACTTAGACTATCTCGGGAGAAACGATTTTATTCCAGTATCGCAAAACTTATTCAGAGAATTATACGAACGAAAAAAAATACGTTCACTTAACGATTGGAACAAACTACAATATGAATTTATTCGAAAACACCAATATTTTACTGAAACAGCTAAACGAAAAAGAAATACAAACAAAACCAAACAACTCGACGAACTTAATAAATTACTCTAA
- a CDS encoding universal stress protein produces the protein MEKNKKTVLVPCDFTEVAINALHHAAILAKKINARLVAFNVVKKEKEIVDTIEQLKQFVVKANLPKDLELEYAAKEGNIYDTIKEKAEEIGAIFIVMGTHGISGMQKLIGSKALKVIANSVIPFIVVQDKPIPDHYFSKIVIPVDFTVENKEKLKWAHYISVYFNSTMILYVVNITDEVLLKKVKANLLFAKKYFEEREINYEIHIAGSDKKFEDSIIEFSDKIKANGLLIMTTKDPQFTDYIFGAEEQQIIANNAKIPVICINPRTDIKKFQGFN, from the coding sequence ATGGAAAAAAATAAAAAAACGGTATTAGTTCCTTGTGATTTCACCGAAGTTGCTATTAATGCGTTGCATCATGCTGCTATTTTAGCAAAAAAAATTAATGCTAGATTGGTTGCTTTTAATGTAGTTAAAAAGGAAAAAGAAATAGTAGATACCATTGAGCAACTTAAACAATTTGTTGTTAAAGCAAATTTACCCAAAGATTTGGAATTAGAATATGCAGCAAAAGAAGGTAATATATACGATACGATTAAAGAAAAAGCCGAAGAAATTGGAGCAATCTTTATAGTAATGGGGACCCATGGTATTAGTGGAATGCAAAAGCTAATAGGTAGCAAAGCCCTTAAAGTAATTGCCAACTCTGTTATACCGTTTATTGTCGTGCAAGATAAGCCAATTCCCGATCATTATTTTTCTAAGATAGTTATCCCTGTTGATTTTACAGTAGAAAATAAAGAAAAATTAAAATGGGCACATTATATATCAGTATATTTTAATTCAACAATGATTTTGTATGTGGTGAACATTACCGACGAAGTATTATTGAAAAAAGTAAAAGCAAATTTATTATTTGCTAAAAAATATTTTGAAGAACGTGAAATTAATTACGAAATTCATATAGCAGGTTCTGATAAAAAATTCGAAGATTCTATTATTGAATTTTCTGATAAAATAAAAGCCAATGGCTTACTTATAATGACGACCAAAGATCCTCAATTTACAGATTATATTTTTGGTGCAGAAGAACAACAAATAATCGCCAATAATGCGAAAATACCTGTTATTTGCATAAATCCACGAACTGATATTAAGAAATTTCAAGGCTTTAACTAA
- the trpS gene encoding tryptophan--tRNA ligase has product MKKEIIVSGIRSTGNLHLGNYFGAIKNFLKLQEEHTCYFFIADFHSLTTHPTPENLFENTKQVLVEYLACGIDPEKCVLYRQSDIHEIPELYLLLNMNAYLGELERCTTFKEKARKQPNNVNAGLLTYPVLMAADIIIHKAHKVPVGKDQEQHLEMTRNFAARFNRMYGVDYFPEPVAYNFGEQLVKIPGLDGSGKMGKSEGNAINLADSPEIIRKKVMKAVTDSGPTEPNQPMTEPIANLFTLMKVMSSNDTYQYFLEQYNHCQIRYGDMKKQIAEDIIRFTSPIREKIEALSNNHSYLKKVIDLGAEKARQSASKTLREVREIIGFKAF; this is encoded by the coding sequence ATGAAAAAAGAAATAATTGTAAGCGGAATTCGATCAACAGGGAACTTACATCTGGGAAACTATTTCGGAGCCATAAAAAATTTTCTGAAACTTCAGGAAGAACATACCTGTTATTTTTTTATTGCCGATTTTCATTCGCTTACTACGCATCCTACACCCGAGAATTTATTCGAAAACACTAAACAAGTGTTGGTAGAATATTTAGCTTGTGGTATAGATCCCGAAAAGTGTGTTCTTTATCGTCAAAGCGATATACATGAAATACCCGAGCTCTATTTATTATTAAACATGAATGCTTATTTGGGCGAACTTGAACGTTGTACTACTTTTAAAGAAAAAGCTCGTAAGCAACCCAATAATGTTAATGCCGGATTACTAACTTATCCGGTTCTTATGGCTGCAGACATTATTATACATAAAGCCCATAAAGTTCCCGTTGGTAAAGACCAAGAACAGCATTTAGAAATGACTCGCAATTTTGCTGCACGCTTTAATCGTATGTACGGGGTAGATTATTTTCCCGAACCAGTGGCTTATAATTTTGGCGAACAACTTGTAAAAATTCCTGGACTAGACGGTAGTGGCAAAATGGGAAAATCGGAAGGGAATGCTATAAATTTAGCCGATAGCCCCGAAATTATTCGCAAAAAAGTAATGAAGGCCGTTACCGACAGCGGTCCAACGGAACCCAATCAACCTATGACAGAACCCATTGCTAATTTATTTACACTCATGAAAGTGATGTCAAGTAACGATACCTATCAATATTTTCTTGAACAATATAACCATTGCCAAATTCGATATGGCGATATGAAAAAACAAATTGCCGAAGATATTATTCGTTTTACAAGTCCTATAAGAGAAAAAATCGAAGCCTTATCGAACAATCATAGTTATTTAAAGAAAGTAATTGATTTAGGTGCCGAGAAAGCTCGCCAAAGCGCTTCAAAAACACTTCGCGAAGTTAGAGAAATTATAGGCTTTAAAGCTTTCTAA